Within the Miscanthus floridulus cultivar M001 chromosome 2, ASM1932011v1, whole genome shotgun sequence genome, the region CTCCGCACAGAAAATGAAAGAAACTGAAATGTGCCATTTAATGAACGCCGTACGAAGAGACGGCGCTGCAAAAGCGGGAGATCCCGTTCCTTTCCCTTTTCCCTTGCCGAATACTACCCGAAACCAAACAAAAACCACCGAGACGGCGAGACGCGTCGAGCGAGTACACACTGACACGCCCCCCGCGAGGCGAGACACAGCTCACCGTCCCACCGAGTCACAGAGGCCACCTCGAGCCCCTGCACCTGCCGCCCTCGCTCGCTCCCTGCCGCCATCTGCGCTGCTCTGCGGCCCCAGCCAGAGCCGGCGCGCGCCTGCTGCCGCcctcgacggacccgggggccCATTCTCTTCTCCCCGCGCTACGCGGCGGCTAGGCGGGAGGTCAGTTAATGCGCCCGTGACAGGCGGCGTCGAGCGACGGTGGCGGGATAACTTAAACCCGCCGTCTCTCGAGGCGGCGCCCGCGGAGGACCAGGCGGGAGGCCGAGGAAGGGGGAGGCGGTGAGGCGCGGCCATGGGGGGCGCCAAGGCGGAGGAcaagcccgccgccgccgctgcagacGATTGGTGCTACCAGTTTGGAAACAAGGTTGGATTTCTTCACCACTTGTTGCCCTGTGCGATCCTGGGTCACGTTTTCGGGTTCCGCTTTGCCTGGGCAGCGAGGTTAGGCTGACAAATCTCAAGGAAAATGGAGCGGAGTACCTTTGGCGTTGGCCTTTGGAATCATTCCCTTGGGTTCACACTCTAAATCCGTCTCTGCGAGCTTTCCCTCAGCACTCACACTTTCTGTAGCCAGCATTGTTCTCCTGGAACCCTGATCTGAAATGTCGCTAAATCAATGGGGTCGCATTGATTTTAATCGTTTCCTGTTTCTGTTTCCCCCTTTTATGTGTCTGCTAGTTCCAAGTTCGGAGCCGTTTCCGTTCTCTGTTTCAAAACTGAAGATTGTTATTAAGTTCTGTTTTTGGTTACATACAATCCCTTTGTTTTTGGTTCAATCCTTTTTTATCGCGGGTGAAGTAAGGAGGAATCTGTTGTTCCCCTGTTTCATTTCTGGGTGCATTATGAGTCGCAGAATAGGAATCCACTTGATTTAGTCGGTTTATTATGCTCGTGTCACCTCAGATGTGTCGTATTGATGATGACTGCATCTTCCGGCTGTAATATGCATCTCGGCTTGCATTTGTTTATCTCTTTATTAGTACTTCCATCATTTTCGGccaccagtttttttttttgtcttccttGATGAGAATGAGAACGAAAGCTGTCATACTCCTCGTTGGGATAGATTCATTTAGTATAAGGCAGTTCGGCGACAGAATCTGAGAATGTACTTCACAGAAAAGGCCCTTTTCATCCCTTGCCGTGTTGGTAAAGGCTAGTAGCTGATTTGAATAGTACGTGCCCATTTTAACTCCCCTGGGGGACACAACTGGGTTTGGGAAGAAGGACCAGATAGATCTTGAAgttttatttgtttatttattatATAGATGTAGCCAAACGGATGCTTCTCAACTCACCTCGTTCCAACATAGAAATATTCTTGTTTGTGTTATTTTGCTGTAAGGTTTGTTACTTTGTAGCACAAGGTTACAAAATGACAGATCTTACCTCAAAAAAGGGCTCCAATGTATATACTGGCACTGAATGGAATATGCATTGTGCACCTTCTGATTGGTTTTGTACTGCTCGGAATCTGTTTGCAGAATGCATTTGACTTGAAGTCCCTGAAAAAATCACCACTCCCGTTGAGAATGGTTGTCTTTGCTATGACTATGTTATGCGGGATATCTATTTGCTCAATGTGTATGAAGCAACTAGGGAGTGATGGCTGGTCAAGAATCGTcaagattgaagttgtggagcaaCCATGTAATAAGTCCACAGTTCCTCCTTCTGAGGTTCAATTTGTGCATTATCCTCAACCGATAACTTACAGCAGGTGAGATTTGCCCTGAACCAAGATTGAGCAATCTGGTTTGTTTAATGCCTAATATAATTTTAATTTCTAGGGAGGAGTGCAAGTGCAATGCTGTCCAATTCTTTGCAATTATATCATCACAGCGATCTGGAAGTGGCTGGTTTGAAACCCTTCTTAACAGCCACATGAATGTTAGCTCCAATGGTGAAATTTTCTCTAGAAAAGAAAGGAGAAGTAACATTTCCTCTATAATAAATACCTTGGATAAAGTGTACAATTTGGATTGGAACAGTAGTGCTTCCAAGAATGAGTGCACTGCAGCTATTGGCTTCAAGTGGATGCTAAATCAGGTGAGGACTAAAACATGCAGTATAGATAATTTATTTGGATGATCCTTTTCATTTATTTTTCATTTAGTTTCAGTATATTTCAATTATTGAATCTGTAGGCTCGTAAACGGCATGTGTTCTCAACTGTAGATGCTAGATGTTATTGCATATTGCACCAAACTTTCCCCCACTCTATGGAACTTTTGTTTTGGGAATCCCCTTTATGGGACTGTTGGATAACTAGTTTAATTTCCTGACTTGCTGTCAGAAACACCTTATGCATGGTTACTGATCCACACCCAGGGCTCGGTGGGCTAAATGCTCTGATGCCTTGTTTAGGCAGCGTTGCTTAGATAtgtgctgatttttttttttcatgAATTTCGTAAATCTAAGTAGGCTGACTGTTTGTGGTTCTAGTGTAGAGCTAGAAAAGTGCAGGCTCTTACTTCAGCTGAACTGCTGAATGCTTGAATGATTTGTTATATACCTTTTTTTTGTGAACCTCATGTGTGATTCTAAAATGGATCGTTTCTGACTCGATCTTGAACATGGCCTGATTGTCCTGTACTCCTGTGTAGTATACTATTCTTTTGTAGTTTTGTGTTAATTTCATCAATCTGAAAGAAGTAAATATTCTGGCCTCCAGATCCTGCATTTTAGACAATTTTTTTATTGAACACAGAGGAGAACTGCGtgtcattgcattaagaagaagagaTTTTGTTACATCTGTTCATTAGATGCATTTTGGACTATGAAAGAGAGTATACTGCAAATGCATATATTTGATATCCCCcccttccaaattataagacgttttggctttctaGATACTtgcttttactatgcatctagacatagtgtatatctaagtacatagcaaaaactatgtatctataaaagccaaaatgtcttataatttggacggagggagtagttttcGTAGTGTGTCCAGTAGATCAACTATAATCGACATGGCAAGCA harbors:
- the LOC136539749 gene encoding uncharacterized protein, translating into MGGAKAEDKPAAAAADDWCYQFGNKNAFDLKSLKKSPLPLRMVVFAMTMLCGISICSMCMKQLGSDGWSRIVKIEVVEQPCNKSTVPPSEVQFVHYPQPITYSREECKCNAVQFFAIISSQRSGSGWFETLLNSHMNVSSNGEIFSRKERRSNISSIINTLDKVYNLDWNSSASKNECTAAIGFKWMLNQGLVANHVDVVDYFNQRGVSAIFLFRRNLLRQLVSQLANNHDRSLKQLNGTHKAHVHTKHEAHILARYKPRLNTTSLIWQLKQADEYTRDALQNLNNTRHITVYYEDIVRNRTKLFDVLDFLKVPRRNLVSRHVKIHTKPLSEQIENWDEVYSALNGTQYEGFLNAADYIV